Proteins encoded by one window of Rhodamnia argentea isolate NSW1041297 chromosome 6, ASM2092103v1, whole genome shotgun sequence:
- the LOC115729624 gene encoding transcription factor MYB4-like produces the protein MPVAPARSQFSKREANRGAWTSEEDQKLARVIETHGPRRWKLVAAKAGLNRCGKSCRLRWLNYLRPNIKRGNISDQEEDLILRLHKLLGNRWSLIAGRLPGRTDNEIKNYWNSHLSKKIKQKENQSKFPERDQSQDLKNSTAAMHSLAGDNGGTSRKDEEMKPDFSGDGFLDSFNEGPLNLEWMSRFLEMDESWFSFA, from the exons ATGCCAGTGGCACCAGCAAGAAGTCAGTTCTCAAAGAGAGAAGCTAACAGAGGAGCATGGACTTCAGAAGAAGACCAAAAGCTAGCTCGAGTGATAGAAACCCATGGCCCAAGAAGGTGGAAGCTAGTTGCAGCCAAAGCag GCCTCAATAGATGTGGGAAGAGCTGCAGATTAAGATGGCTGAATTATTTGAGACCCAATATCAAGAGAGGCAATATCTCAGACCAAGAAGAGGACTTGATTCTCAGGCTTCACAAACTCCTGGGAAACAG GTGGTCCTTAATAGCTGGAAGGCTGCCAGGCCGGACCGACAATGAGATCAAGAACTACTGGAACTCTCATTTGAGCAAAAAGATAAAGCAGAAGGAGAACCAAAGTAAATTCCCAGAACGAGATCAGTCTCAAGACTTGAAGAATAGCACGGCGGCAATGCATAGCTTGGCGGGCGACAACGGAGGGACATCAAGGAAAGACGAGGAGATGAAGCCCGACTTCTCCGGGGATGGATTCCTCGACAGCTTCAATGAGGGTCCTCTGAATTTGGAGTGGATGAGCAGATTCCTGGAAATGGACGAAAGTTGGTTTTCATTTGCTTAA
- the LOC115751733 gene encoding uncharacterized protein LOC115751733 — translation MATPISIHPLARVSTASSSPRSLRRRPTAPESARKKLSCSRCALSPPEWRESRRSLSFSLLLAHLIVVPDHAIAGSFMDNYVKKKRLDPLEAYVPAVILSQLQIKDLERTLEAEKPEFAMCRSLLRSGPAASLRIDIRAVAQYASDAGNGKAASNDVDQCLRALEELDSLLLRASRNEPDASVKSMKAKIEVAVDALDSLLQTVPQDVLDKSKAAADAYRIPRDVEPEILDPEIKQLESIL, via the exons ATGGCGACGCCAATCAGTATCCACCCCCTCGCGCGCGTTAGCACGGCGTCTTCCTCGCCTCGCTCTCTTCGGCGGCGCCCGACGGCGCCGGAATCGGCACGAAAGAAGCTCTCCTGCTCGAGGTGCGCACTGTCCCCACCGGAATGGCGGGAAAGCAGGCGATcgctttccttctctctcctgCTCGCTCACCTGATCGTCGTCCCGGACC ATGCTATTGCAGGCAGCTTCATGGATAATTATGTAAAGAA AAAAAGGCTTGACCCACTAGAGGCTTATGTGCCGGCCGTAATATTAAGTCAGCTGCAGATTAAAGATTTAG AGAGAACTCTGGAAGCTGAGAAGCCCGAGTTTGCTATGTGTCGATCACTCTTACGCTCTGGGCCAGCAGCATCTCTTCGCATTGACATTCGAGCA GTTGCACAGTATGCTTCAGATGCTGGGAATGGTAAAGCTGCTTCCAATGATGTTGATCAATGTCTCAG AGCCTTGGAAGAACTTGATTCCTTGCTTCTGCGTGCATCAAGAAATGAACCAGACGCCTCGGTAAAATCCATGAAAGCCAAGATAGAAGTTGCGGTTGATGCACTGGATAG TCTCCTCCAGACTGTTCCCCAAGACGTGTTGGACAAAAGCAAGGCTGCAGCAGATGCATATAGGATACCAAGAGACGTGGAACCAGAAATACTAGACCCTGAAATCAAGCAGTTGGAATCAATCTTGTGA
- the LOC115729620 gene encoding subtilisin-like protease 4 produces MGFIHLLCLVVWFSSVHPKFSLPDGLSSPTQLERTYIVQVSPPDGHHPSELGDVESWYRSFLPTDSMASKNQQRVLHSYRNVMTGFAVRLTPDEVTAMRQKPGFVAARPEQVYPLQTTHSPQFLGLPLLQGSFNGSTMGKGIIIGVMDTGVTPDHPSFSGAGMPPPPAKWKGRCDFMPWQCNNKLIGARTFNSAAKKNVTTPPTDNMGHGTHTASTAAGASVPHANMLGMAEGTAVGVAPYAHLAIYHVCSTLSCFEGDLLAGFDAALVDGVDVLSLSLAGLSLPFHMDGMAIATFAAIQRGIFVSSAAGNSGPSSGTVSNMAPWVLTVGASSIDRNFLSNVKLGNGVEYEGETVYQPSFPSTLLPLVYPGIDDTRGSKLCEEGALRTSEVKGKVVVCEFGGWNPDIEVKRAGGAAMISINSGLDGFTNLANAYVLPTSQVSYFTGEDIKDYINSTRAPTATIVFKGTTYGNPTAPVVAAFSSRGPSSISPGILKPDIVGPGLNILAAWPFPVRNDAKAKHYFHIRSGTSMSCPHLSGIAALIKAVHPGWSPAAIKSAIMTSAKKLNIEQNPILDERLEPADVFAVGAGHVDPVKAIDPGLVYDIQPKGYIPYLCGLGYTDKQVAAIAQKPVKCSSSIPEGELNYPSFSVALGPPQTFTRKVTNVGTGNSSYAVVVVPPQGVHISVKPAILSFSKLNQKATYSVTFRRESCAGMTGNYSQGYLRWDSKKYSVRSPISVMFD; encoded by the coding sequence ATGGGTTTCATTCATCTCCTCTGCCTCGTTGTTTGGTTTTCCAGTGTCCATCCCAAGTTCTCTCTTCCCGATGGCCTGTCATCTCCGACTCAATTGGAGAGGACCTACATTGTCCAGGTCAGTCCCCCCGACGGCCACCACCCTTCTGAGTTGGGAGATGTCGAGTCCTGGTACCGCTCGTTTTTGCCCACGGACTCTATGGCCTCAAAGAACCAGCAGCGCGTGCTTCATTCTTATCGGAATGTGATGACTGGTTTCGCCGTAAGGCTGACTCCGGATGAAGTCACTGCGATGCGGCAAAAGCCCGGATTCGTGGCAGCTCGCCCAGAGCAAGTATATCCCCTGCAAACGACACACAGCCCCCAGTTCTTGGGCTTACCGCTGCTTCAGGGATCTTTCAATGGCTCAACAATGGGGAAGGGAATTATCATTGGCGTGATGGATACGGGAGTGACACCTGATCACCCTTCATTCAGCGGAGCCGGAATGCCGCCTCCACCGGCCAAATGGAAGGGGAGGTGCGATTTCATGCCATGGCAATGTAACAACAAATTAATCGGTGCCAGGACCTTCAACAGTGCGGCCAAGAAAAATGTGACCACGCCACCAACGGACAATATGGGGCACGGCACTCACACGGCCAGTACGGCAGCTGGTGCTTCTGTGCCCCATGCCAATATGCTTGGGATGGCTGAAGGCACGGCTGTTGGCGTGGCTCCATATGCTCATCTGGCAATATACCATGTTTGTTCCACATTGTCTTGTTTTGAGGGTGACTTACTCGCCGGATTTGATGCTGCCCTTGTAGACGGTGTCGACGTGCTCTCACTCTCGCTCGCTGGTCTCTCCCTTCCATTCCATATGGATGGCATGGCTATAGCCACTTTTGCAGCCATTCAGAGGGGCATCTTCGTCAGCTCTGCGGCTGGAAACTCTGGTCCTTCCTCAGGCACAGTATCCAACATGGCTCCGTGGGTGCTCACCGTAGGGGCAAGCAGCATCGATAGGAACTTCCTCTCCAACGTGAAACTCGGCAACGGAGTGGAGTACGAAGGTGAGACGGTATATCAACCCTCCTTTCCTTCAACTTTATTGCCACTGGTGTATCCTGGGATTGACGATACACGAGGATCGAAACTTTGTGAAGAGGGAGCGTTGAGAACCAGCGAAGTGAAAGGAAAGGTTGTCGTGTGTGAATTTGGGGGATGGAACCCAGACATAGAGGTGAAAAGAGCTGGGGGAGCCGCTATGATTTCAATTAACTCAGGATTGGATGGATTCACTAATTTGGCCAATGCTTATGTCCTTCCCACCTCTCAAGTCAGCTACTTCACAGGTGAGGACATCAAGGACTACATTAATTCGACCAGAGCTCCTACTGCCACGATCGTGTTCAAAGGTACCACATATGGAAACCCGACTGCTCCGGTGGTTGCTGCCTTCTCTTCAAGAGGCCCGAGCTCGATTAGCCCCGGAATTCTGAAGCCGGACATTGTTGGTCCTGGTTTGAACATATTGGCAGCATGGCCGTTTCCCGTCAGAAATGATGCGAAAGCCAAGCATTACTTCCACATCCGTTCTGGCACTTCCATGTCTTGCCCTCACCTCAGTGGCATTGCAGCTTTGATAAAGGCCGTTCATCCAGGCTGGTCTCCGGCGGCTATTAAATCCGCTATCATGACTTCGGCTAAGAAGCTAAACATTGAGCAAAACCCGATCCTGGATGAAAGACTTGAACCTGCGGATGTCTTTGCCGTCGGAGCAGGCCATGTCGATCCGGTAAAGGCCATTGACCCTGGATTGGTTTACGACATTCAACCCAAAGGTTACATTCCTTATCTCTGTGGGCTGGGATACACGGACAAGCAGGTAGCTGCAATTGCTCAGAAACCAGTCAAATGCTCATCTAGCATTCCCGAGGGAGAGCTGAACTACCCTTCATTTTCAGTTGCCCTCGGACCTCCGCAGACATTTACGAGGAAGGTGACTAATGTTGGCACGGGAAATTCGTCTTATGCTGTCGTGGTTGTTCCCCCACAAGGCGTGCATATCAGTGTGAAGCCGGCTATACTAAGCTTCTCAAAGTTGAACCAGAAAGCAACGTATTCTGTCACATTCAGGCGCGAAAGTTGCGCGGGCATGACCGGTAATTACTCCCAAGGATATTTGAGGTGGGATTCCAAGAAGTACTCTGTTAGGAGTCCCATTTCAGTAATGTTCGACTAA
- the LOC115751730 gene encoding uncharacterized protein LOC115751730 — protein sequence MERLLCLSSSSPPSVLRVTETATPFIGSPISSPSASRPNISVSCRGRFGDAPLDSSSARGVLGVEPSCSAADLKAAFRAKVKQYHPDVNTDGDSDAMIRLVIQAYEMLSNYSRSEIIESECLDPFDEPECEALDLFVNELLCFGKGCLYSCVKAAPHAFTFATSAGTARAPSLGNGDDYQVQLAVGQCPRNCIHYVTPSQRIILEELLDSILDVPYDTSAEADLLYALIVKAKFENNRFRKPKKQPKSSTKHVDWY from the exons atggagcgCCTTCTGTGTCTCTCCAGTTCGTCGCCTCCTTCAGTTCTACGAGTCACCGAAACGGCTACGCCTTTCATCGGCTCGCCGATCTCTTCCCCTTCAGCGTCGAGGCCTAATATCTCCGTGAGCTGCAGAGGGAGATTCGGCGATGCCCCTCTCGACAGCTCGTCGGCTCGCGGTGTCCTCGGCGTCGAGCCGAGCTGCTCCGCCGCCGATCTCAAAGCCGCTTTCCGAGCCAAA GTGAAGCAGTACCATCCTGACGTGAACACAGATGGTGATTCTGATGCGATGATTCGGCTCGTGATTCAAGCTTACGAG ATGCTATCCAACTACAGCCGGTCTGAAATCATTGAGAG CGAATGCCTAGATCCTTTTGATGAACCAGAATGTGAAGCACTTGATCTGTTTGTGAATGAGCTTCTTTGTTTCGGCAAAG GGTGTCTGTACTCATGTGTCAAAGCAGCCCCACATGCTTTCACATTTGCTACATCTGCAGGAACTGCTCGTGCACCTTCCCTAG GAAATGGTGATGACTATCAGGTGCAACTTGCTGTTGGCCAGTGCCCCAGAAATTGCATTCACTATGTAACTCCTTCTCAGAGAATTATCCTGGAAGAATTACTTGACAG CATCTTGGACGTGCCTTATGATACTTCAGCTGAGGCAGATCTGCTATACGCTTTAATTGTGAAAGCCAAGTTTGAGAATAATCGGTTCCGGAAGCCAAAGAAGCAGCCCAAGAGTTCAACCAAACATGTAGATTGGTACTGA